One Mangrovimonas cancribranchiae DNA segment encodes these proteins:
- a CDS encoding sodium:proton antiporter: MVELAGIIILGILAQWVAWRLKIPAILPLILIGLLVGPVASEFINPDGKKWIEPIWNGEEGLFPGESLFYFVSLAISIILFEGGLTLRKNEIKNVGPVITKLITVGTITTFFAAAIAAYYLFGLSWEISFLFSALIIVTGPTVITPILRNIPLKKDVSAVLKWEGILIDPIGALVAVLVFEFISVDAGGEFTKTALIEFGKIVLFGFTFGFTFAHALNFIINKKWVPHYLLNVFALASVLGVFVLSDSFAHESGLLSVVVMGMVLGNSKSPYLKELLYFKESLSVLLISILFILLAANINMEDLYLIYNWNTAILFAIVVFVIRPLGVFLSTSGSGLKLNEKLFISWVGPRGIVAAGIASLFGLKLAKEGVPGAEYITPLVFVIVLGTVLLNATTARLFAKVSGVFLTKSEGILIVGASKVSRLIGHYLEEHNRHVVLIDSNQNNIKKAEELGLEAINSNIYSDNLLDNIELNDVGYLMALTPSTDINKFAITKFGEQFGENGSFRLVTKEEMKDANKNPKEGLFSHTDDFNSLMAVTSKFPSIQEIDLENKEHYDSLIDITDKDKDIIPLFIKNDKKEFIIISSFNHENKIKKGYQLVYLGKPFDVEKVEANR, translated from the coding sequence ATGGTAGAATTAGCAGGAATTATCATTTTAGGAATTTTGGCACAATGGGTTGCCTGGCGATTAAAAATACCAGCCATTTTACCCTTAATTTTAATAGGTTTATTGGTAGGGCCTGTCGCATCTGAGTTTATAAACCCTGATGGTAAAAAATGGATTGAACCTATTTGGAATGGTGAAGAAGGCTTATTTCCTGGAGAGAGTTTATTTTATTTTGTGTCTTTAGCTATTAGTATTATCCTTTTTGAAGGCGGCTTAACCTTAAGAAAAAATGAAATAAAAAATGTAGGCCCTGTTATTACTAAGCTTATTACAGTTGGTACCATCACTACCTTTTTTGCAGCTGCCATAGCTGCTTATTATTTATTTGGTTTAAGTTGGGAAATTTCTTTTTTATTTTCTGCCTTAATTATTGTTACTGGACCAACAGTAATCACGCCAATTTTAAGAAACATTCCGTTAAAAAAAGATGTCTCTGCGGTACTAAAATGGGAAGGTATTTTAATAGATCCCATTGGCGCTTTAGTGGCTGTATTGGTTTTTGAATTTATTAGTGTTGATGCGGGAGGCGAGTTTACCAAAACAGCACTTATTGAGTTTGGTAAAATAGTCCTTTTTGGCTTTACTTTTGGCTTTACCTTTGCACATGCTTTAAACTTTATCATTAACAAAAAATGGGTGCCACACTATCTATTAAATGTATTTGCTTTAGCATCGGTTTTAGGGGTTTTTGTCTTATCCGATAGTTTTGCGCACGAGTCTGGATTACTTTCTGTTGTGGTTATGGGTATGGTTTTAGGTAATTCTAAATCTCCTTATCTTAAAGAATTGTTGTATTTTAAAGAGTCTTTAAGTGTCCTTTTAATTTCTATTCTATTTATTCTTTTAGCGGCCAATATAAATATGGAAGACTTATACCTAATTTACAATTGGAATACCGCTATATTATTTGCTATTGTTGTTTTTGTAATTAGACCTTTAGGGGTGTTTTTAAGCACTTCAGGATCTGGATTAAAACTGAATGAAAAGCTATTTATTAGTTGGGTTGGCCCACGAGGTATTGTTGCTGCTGGTATTGCGTCTCTTTTTGGATTAAAATTAGCAAAAGAAGGTGTTCCTGGGGCCGAATATATTACACCCTTAGTATTTGTTATTGTGCTAGGTACGGTATTACTTAACGCTACAACGGCAAGATTATTTGCTAAAGTTTCTGGTGTATTTTTAACAAAATCGGAAGGTATTTTAATAGTTGGCGCTTCTAAAGTATCACGTTTAATAGGGCATTATTTAGAAGAACACAATCGCCATGTTGTGTTAATAGATAGTAATCAAAATAATATTAAAAAAGCCGAAGAACTAGGGTTAGAAGCCATAAACTCTAATATTTATTCTGATAATCTTCTAGATAATATAGAACTTAACGATGTTGGGTATTTAATGGCTTTAACACCAAGTACAGATATTAATAAATTTGCTATTACAAAATTTGGTGAACAATTTGGTGAAAACGGGTCGTTTAGATTGGTTACCAAAGAAGAAATGAAAGATGCTAACAAAAACCCTAAAGAAGGGTTGTTTAGTCATACAGACGATTTTAACTCCTTAATGGCAGTTACATCAAAGTTTCCTTCAATTCAAGAAATCGACCTTGAGAACAAAGAGCATTACGATAGCTTAATAGATATTACCGATAAGGATAAAGATATTATTCCTTTATTCATTAAAAATGATAAGAAGGAATTTATAATTATTTCCTCGTTTAACCATGAAAACAAAATTAAAAAAGGCTACCAATTAGTTTATCTAGGAAAACCTTTTGATGTTGAAAAAGTAGAGGCTAATCGTTAA